From Cellulosimicrobium sp. ES-005, one genomic window encodes:
- a CDS encoding YdeI/OmpD-associated family protein, with amino-acid sequence MTEEYQGKPATHAETPQEWRAWLAAHHDDPEPGVWLLTWRRESGRATYGYEPWIEEALSYGWIDGQAATVDADRHALWFTRRRRGSRWTRLSKERVARVEADGRMTDAGRAVVEAAKADGSWTRHDDAEALVVPDDLAAALAERPGARERFDAFTPGVRRSILGWIVEAKRPETRARRIAETAEQAEQGVAAHQPRR; translated from the coding sequence GTGACCGAGGAGTACCAGGGCAAGCCGGCGACGCACGCGGAGACGCCGCAGGAGTGGCGCGCGTGGCTCGCCGCGCACCACGACGACCCGGAGCCGGGGGTGTGGCTGCTCACCTGGCGCCGCGAGAGCGGTCGCGCGACCTACGGGTACGAGCCGTGGATCGAGGAGGCGCTGTCCTACGGCTGGATCGACGGCCAGGCCGCGACGGTCGACGCGGACCGGCACGCGCTCTGGTTCACGCGCCGCCGGCGCGGCAGCCGCTGGACCCGGCTCAGCAAGGAGCGCGTCGCGCGCGTCGAGGCGGACGGGCGCATGACCGACGCCGGCCGCGCCGTCGTGGAGGCGGCGAAGGCCGACGGGTCGTGGACGCGGCACGACGACGCCGAGGCCCTCGTGGTGCCCGACGACCTCGCCGCGGCGCTCGCCGAGCGACCCGGTGCCCGCGAGCGCTTCGACGCGTTCACGCCGGGCGTCCGGCGCTCGATCCTCGGCTGGATCGTCGAGGCGAAGCGACCGGAGACCCGTGCGCGCCGGATCGCGGAGACCGCCGAGCAGGCCGAGCAGGGCGTCGCGGCGCACCAGCCGCGCCGCTGA
- a CDS encoding phosphatase PAP2 family protein — MTGTTTYPASRARDRRTTAPLALLAALTTLALVLAAALQAPAARAAEGFTPTEVVGAGTTWRYLDDNTDPAAGNADRTVWADPAFDDAAWKTGRPGFGAVNGTASGIGGGHTITTLLDYWITQTPKVVVPAYFFRTTVTLDEATLDEITGLRGTLVYDDSATVYVNGERVAGWGDSMITRNLQYQDKAGATAPLRETLVVPADVLVPGENTIAVEIHQCNATSSDVFFSLALSTTDDPSMPFPQDVLDRTYASDATPSAPTGQDWFTWMLRGFADLRANHPEILSPNEPGQPTSANDLGSLARNNAYVAGDLQVQRALTDGRGSAYETMADALGSELGPIYRDALADGRLPKTKALLSGRVEKSVGNHEPAKAAYDYKRPFVRLGFTSAGGHVNAFESSGSYEGLRNNGSFPSGHTNHGYAQGTVLATLLPELAPQILARASEYGDNRLVTGFHYPLDVMGGRMTGQNIAQLRWSDPAFRVLLEQARTELVTVLERACGDEIAVCAQDQVPYLPTDQALAVYDQRLTYGFPRVGEAGREVQVPAGAEDLLRTAFPDLTGDQRRLVLAATALDSGYALDVAGEAEWQRLDLASAMAADVVVNADGTLTVDGEVVGEPTAPLVDVETSARCLAGAPYVAVRARNLSDGVLAVALVTGAGERTFAAVAAGANAYQSFAVRDMETGADVPVTVTATGPGGTTQAVTRDVVVPACG, encoded by the coding sequence CCGAGGTGGTCGGCGCCGGCACGACCTGGCGCTACCTGGACGACAACACCGACCCCGCTGCGGGGAACGCGGACCGGACCGTGTGGGCCGACCCGGCGTTCGACGACGCGGCGTGGAAGACCGGCCGGCCGGGCTTCGGCGCGGTCAACGGGACCGCGAGCGGCATCGGCGGCGGCCACACCATCACGACCCTGCTCGACTACTGGATCACGCAGACGCCCAAGGTCGTCGTGCCCGCCTACTTCTTCCGCACGACCGTGACCCTCGACGAGGCGACGCTCGACGAGATCACCGGCCTGCGCGGGACGCTCGTCTACGACGACTCCGCCACCGTGTACGTCAACGGCGAGCGCGTCGCCGGGTGGGGCGACTCGATGATCACCCGAAACCTGCAGTACCAGGACAAGGCCGGCGCGACCGCGCCGCTGCGCGAGACGCTCGTCGTCCCCGCCGACGTGCTCGTTCCGGGCGAGAACACGATCGCGGTGGAGATCCACCAGTGCAACGCGACGAGCTCGGACGTCTTCTTCTCCCTCGCGCTCTCCACGACCGACGACCCGTCGATGCCGTTCCCGCAGGACGTCCTCGACCGGACCTACGCGTCCGACGCGACGCCGTCGGCCCCGACCGGGCAGGACTGGTTCACCTGGATGCTGCGCGGGTTCGCCGACCTGCGCGCGAACCACCCGGAGATCCTCTCGCCCAACGAGCCCGGCCAGCCCACGAGCGCCAACGACCTCGGCTCGCTCGCGCGCAACAACGCCTACGTCGCCGGGGACCTGCAGGTGCAGCGTGCCCTGACCGACGGGCGGGGCTCCGCCTACGAGACCATGGCGGACGCGCTCGGCAGCGAGCTCGGGCCGATCTACCGCGACGCGCTCGCCGACGGCCGGCTCCCCAAGACGAAGGCCCTGCTGTCCGGGCGCGTCGAGAAGTCGGTCGGCAACCACGAGCCCGCCAAGGCCGCGTACGACTACAAGCGCCCGTTCGTCCGCCTCGGCTTCACGTCCGCCGGCGGTCACGTCAACGCGTTCGAGTCCTCCGGCAGCTACGAGGGGCTGCGCAACAACGGCTCGTTCCCCAGCGGGCACACCAACCACGGCTACGCGCAGGGCACCGTGCTCGCCACGCTCCTGCCGGAGCTCGCGCCGCAGATCCTCGCGCGGGCGTCCGAGTACGGCGACAACCGCCTGGTCACCGGCTTCCACTACCCGCTCGACGTCATGGGCGGCCGCATGACCGGGCAGAACATCGCGCAGCTCCGGTGGTCCGACCCCGCGTTCCGCGTGCTCCTCGAGCAGGCCCGGACCGAGCTCGTCACCGTGCTGGAGCGAGCGTGCGGCGACGAGATCGCGGTGTGCGCGCAGGACCAGGTGCCCTACCTCCCCACGGACCAGGCCCTCGCGGTCTACGACCAGCGCCTCACGTACGGGTTCCCGCGCGTCGGGGAGGCGGGCCGGGAGGTCCAGGTGCCCGCCGGCGCCGAGGACCTGCTGCGCACGGCGTTCCCCGACCTCACGGGCGACCAGCGCCGCCTCGTGCTCGCCGCGACCGCGCTCGACTCGGGCTACGCGCTCGACGTCGCGGGCGAGGCCGAGTGGCAGCGCCTCGACCTCGCGTCCGCCATGGCGGCGGACGTCGTCGTGAACGCCGACGGCACGCTCACCGTGGACGGCGAGGTCGTCGGCGAGCCGACGGCGCCGCTCGTCGACGTCGAGACGTCCGCGCGCTGCCTCGCCGGCGCGCCCTACGTCGCGGTCCGCGCCCGCAACCTGTCCGACGGCGTGCTCGCCGTCGCGCTCGTGACCGGCGCGGGGGAGAGGACCTTCGCCGCGGTGGCCGCCGGCGCGAACGCGTACCAGTCGTTCGCGGTGCGGGACATGGAGACGGGGGCGGACGTGCCCGTGACCGTCACGGCGACCGGTCCGGGCGGCACGACCCAGGCGGTCACGCGGGACGTCGTCGTCCCGGCCTGCGGCTGA